In Dromiciops gliroides isolate mDroGli1 chromosome 4, mDroGli1.pri, whole genome shotgun sequence, one DNA window encodes the following:
- the LOC122726236 gene encoding 40S ribosomal protein SA-like codes for MSGALDVLQMKEEDVLKFLAAGTHLGGTNLDFQMEQYIYKRKSDGIYIINLKRTWEKLLLAARAIVAIENPADVSVISSRNTGQRAVLKFAAATGATPIAGRFTPGTFTNQIQAVFREPRLLVVTDPRADHQPLTEASYVNLPTIALCNTDSPLRYVDIAIPCNNKGAHSVGLMWWMLAREVLRMRGTISREHPWEVMPDLYFYRDPEEIEKEEQAAAEKAVTKEEFQGEWTAPAPEFTAAQPEVADWSEGVQVPSVPIQQFPTEDWSAQPATEDWSAAPTAQATEWVGTTTEWS; via the coding sequence ATGTCCGGAGCCCTGGATGTCTTGCAGATGAAGGAAGAGGATGTCCTCAAATTCCTCGCTGCAGGAACCCATTTGGGTGGCACTAATTTGGACTTCCAGATGGAACAGTACATCTACAAAAGGAAGAGTGATGGCATCTACATCATTAATTTGAAGAGAACTTGGGAAAAGCTTCTGCTCGCTGCTCGTGCCATTGTTGCCATTGAAAACCCTGCTGATGTTAGTGTTATCTCATCCAGGAACACTGGCCAGCGAGCTGTTCTGAAATTTGCTGCTGCCACTGGTGCTACACCTATTGCTGGACGTTTCACTCCGGGCACCTTCACTAACCAGATTCAGGCAGTTTTCCGGGAACCTCGTCTCTTGGTGGTCACTGATCCTCGGGCAGATCACCAGCCTCTGACTGAAGCATCATATGTTAACCTCCCAACCATTGCATTGTGCAACACAGATTCTCCACTTCGCTATGTGGACATTGCCATTCCATGCAACAACAAGGGAGCTCACTCTGTGGGTCTGATGTGGTGGATGCTGGCCCGTGAAGTCCTACGTATGCGTGGTACCATCTCCCGTGAACACCCGTGGGAAGTGATGCCTGATCTTTACTTCTACAGGGATCcagaggagattgagaaggaagagcaggCCGCAGCTGAGAAGGCAGTGACAAAGGAGGAATTTCAGGGTGAATGGACTGCCCCTGCCCCAGAATTCACTGCTGCTCAACCAGAGGTGGCTGATTGGTCTGAGGGAGTGCAGGTGCCATCTGTGCCCATTCAGCAGTTCCCTACTGAAGACTGGAGTGCTCAGCCTGCTACCGAGGACTGGTCTGCGGCTCCTACTGCTCAGGCCACTGAGTGGGTAGGGACTACCACAGAGTGGTCCTAA